From Caldicellulosiruptor hydrothermalis 108, a single genomic window includes:
- a CDS encoding haloacid dehalogenase has product MNWIEYQNQEDIDYRRRFIEEFRFNFNEYKNKNIVLYGIGEKTKLILEEAKEFNFVGLMDKDTVGSVIYGLKVLSYDEVISSNVDLIIIVANMSVSELIYRRISFLKKDYGIEIKYINGTTPVDFGDEIISNDPYWLNDINKLKSEIEKHDVISFDVFDTLLMRKVLNPSDIFDLVERELYYKYNIEIPFKIKRIEAEKYCYNYIDKNYDIFQIYSVLKELLNITDNNLLNKIMQIEIELEMECCIPRSDIIDVYLYSIKKGKTVCITSDTYFNRKYLELLLRKNGILQFDKLLISCEEKKSKSGGDMFEYLKQLYKQKKILHIGDNQISDREIPQKYSISTFQVRSGYDLILSSLLKDLLINVKNSSDSILMGVSMFPLLKSPFSLNKGKGAIYINSMYDIGYSFFGPMVLNFVLWLIKMAKKERIEKLLFFSRDGYIIEKIYKKIVEFYDLDAPESIYFLTSRRASSVAAIENWEDVVFIIKNVCKCRNLKIKELINIAFGIYIEDKDEFAEKYYYEVTEKELLDYLYNYADLTFENAKKERANYLKYISSLTIKEARNIGCVNFVGKGVTQYCVSKIMKKDLCGYYFATEYDIKNIILPSQKAYGLYGELISPHLSKTSISTKYLFGEIVFTSPDGQLVKFDDNGQPVFEKNSINEFHFSIINECHEGMLAFVEEMIKLDRGLLERNFGNELIDKLYGLFTSHACFISDDIKKFFIVDDYYAPSRRGTNLFMD; this is encoded by the coding sequence ATGAATTGGATTGAATACCAAAATCAGGAAGATATTGACTATAGAAGGAGATTTATCGAAGAGTTCCGTTTTAATTTTAATGAATATAAAAATAAAAATATTGTTCTTTATGGTATTGGAGAAAAAACAAAACTTATATTAGAAGAAGCTAAAGAATTTAATTTTGTTGGATTAATGGATAAAGACACAGTAGGAAGTGTTATTTATGGACTAAAAGTTTTATCTTATGATGAGGTTATTTCTTCAAATGTAGACTTAATAATTATTGTGGCTAATATGTCGGTTTCTGAGTTAATATATAGGCGTATTTCGTTTTTAAAAAAAGATTATGGAATAGAAATTAAGTATATTAATGGAACTACTCCTGTTGATTTTGGAGATGAAATAATAAGTAATGATCCATATTGGTTAAATGATATAAATAAATTAAAATCAGAAATAGAAAAACATGATGTAATTTCGTTTGATGTTTTTGATACATTACTTATGCGGAAAGTATTAAATCCTTCTGATATTTTTGATTTAGTAGAAAGAGAGTTATATTACAAATATAACATTGAAATACCATTCAAGATAAAAAGAATTGAAGCTGAAAAATATTGTTACAATTATATAGATAAAAATTATGATATTTTCCAGATATACAGTGTATTAAAAGAATTGTTAAATATAACTGATAACAACTTGTTAAATAAAATAATGCAAATAGAAATTGAGTTAGAAATGGAATGTTGTATACCAAGAAGTGATATTATAGATGTGTATTTGTATTCAATAAAAAAAGGGAAAACTGTATGTATTACTTCAGATACGTACTTTAATAGAAAATATTTAGAACTATTACTTAGGAAAAATGGGATCTTACAATTCGATAAACTGTTAATATCATGCGAAGAGAAAAAGTCAAAGTCTGGTGGAGATATGTTTGAATATTTAAAACAATTGTATAAGCAGAAGAAAATATTGCATATTGGTGATAATCAAATTTCTGATAGAGAAATACCTCAGAAATATAGTATAAGTACATTCCAAGTTAGAAGCGGGTATGATTTGATTTTAAGTTCTTTATTAAAGGATTTGTTGATTAATGTCAAAAATTCCTCTGATAGTATTTTGATGGGAGTGAGTATGTTCCCTTTATTAAAGAGTCCTTTTTCGTTGAATAAAGGAAAAGGGGCCATATATATAAATAGTATGTATGATATTGGTTATTCATTCTTTGGTCCAATGGTTTTAAATTTTGTATTGTGGCTTATTAAAATGGCCAAAAAAGAAAGAATAGAAAAATTACTTTTCTTTTCACGTGATGGATATATTATTGAAAAGATATATAAGAAAATAGTTGAGTTCTATGATCTTGATGCACCAGAAAGCATATATTTTTTAACATCAAGAAGAGCTTCAAGTGTAGCGGCTATTGAAAATTGGGAAGATGTAGTATTTATTATAAAAAATGTGTGTAAATGTAGAAATTTGAAAATAAAAGAGTTAATAAATATAGCTTTTGGTATTTACATAGAGGATAAAGACGAGTTCGCAGAAAAATATTATTATGAAGTTACGGAAAAAGAGTTGTTAGACTATTTATATAACTATGCTGATTTAACATTTGAGAATGCAAAGAAAGAAAGGGCAAATTATTTGAAATATATTAGTTCATTAACAATAAAAGAAGCTAGAAATATAGGCTGTGTTAATTTTGTAGGAAAGGGGGTAACACAGTATTGTGTTTCAAAAATAATGAAAAAAGATTTATGTGGTTATTACTTTGCAACTGAATATGATATAAAAAACATAATTCTTCCCTCTCAAAAGGCATATGGTTTATATGGAGAGTTAATTTCTCCTCATTTAAGCAAAACTTCTATCTCAACCAAGTATTTATTTGGCGAAATAGTATTTACTTCGCCAGATGGGCAGCTTGTAAAGTTTGATGATAATGGACAACCTGTATTCGAGAAAAATTCAATTAACGAATTTCACTTTTCAATAATAAATGAATGTCACGAAGGCATGCTCGCCTTTGTAGAGGAAATGATTAAATTAGATAGAGGATTATTAGAAAGAAATTTTGGTAATGAACTAATTGACAAGTTATATGGTTTATTTACATCACATGCGTGTTTTATATCCGATGATATAAAAAAATTTTTTATTGTTGATGATTACTACGCTCCAAGTAGAAGAGGAACTAATTTGTTTATGGATTGA
- a CDS encoding SPASM domain-containing protein, translated as MCPQPFYMMQINPDGNVVPCCSFSYPIVVGDVTKESFVDIWNSSKFKAFRRGMLDGINNASSVCSKCKQYKYGIYEEDVLDNYADQLKKLFE; from the coding sequence ATTTGTCCACAACCTTTTTACATGATGCAAATTAACCCAGATGGCAATGTAGTTCCATGTTGTTCTTTTTCGTATCCAATTGTTGTTGGTGATGTAACTAAAGAGTCATTTGTAGATATCTGGAATAGTTCAAAATTTAAAGCTTTTAGAAGAGGTATGTTGGATGGAATTAATAATGCAAGCAGTGTATGCTCAAAGTGTAAACAATATAAGTATGGAATTTATGAGGAAGACGTACTTGATAATTATGCAGACCAGCTAAAGAAGCTATTTGAATAG
- the rfbF gene encoding glucose-1-phosphate cytidylyltransferase — protein sequence MKAVILAGGFGTRLSEETISKPKPMVEIGDKPILWHILNIYSYWGINEFIICLGYKGYMIKEYFVNYHLHNCDITVDIKSGEIYYHNNFNQDWKITLVDTGLHTMTGGRIKRIQKYVNNETFMLTYGDAVADININELYKSHIKSNKIATVTAVRPPGRFGTLIIDNENNVIEFIEKPAGDGAWINGGFFVLEPEIFNYIKDDSTIFEREPLERLAKENQLNAYKHYGFWKAMDTLRDKIELENLWNSGTAPWKLWD from the coding sequence GTGAAAGCGGTAATTTTAGCGGGGGGATTTGGAACAAGGCTTAGTGAGGAAACCATAAGTAAACCTAAGCCCATGGTTGAAATAGGTGATAAGCCTATTTTATGGCATATACTTAATATATACTCTTATTGGGGAATCAATGAATTTATTATATGTTTAGGTTATAAAGGTTATATGATAAAAGAATACTTTGTAAACTATCATTTACATAATTGTGATATTACAGTTGATATAAAAAGTGGGGAAATTTACTACCACAATAATTTCAATCAAGATTGGAAAATTACATTAGTAGACACAGGACTGCATACTATGACTGGAGGAAGAATTAAAAGAATTCAAAAATATGTTAACAATGAAACTTTCATGTTGACCTATGGGGATGCAGTGGCAGATATAAATATCAATGAGCTTTATAAATCACACATAAAATCAAATAAAATAGCTACAGTTACAGCAGTTCGGCCTCCAGGGAGATTTGGAACGTTAATAATTGATAATGAGAACAATGTAATTGAGTTTATTGAAAAACCAGCAGGAGATGGAGCGTGGATTAATGGAGGATTCTTTGTTTTAGAACCAGAAATTTTTAATTATATTAAAGATGACTCTACAATTTTTGAAAGAGAACCATTAGAAAGATTGGCAAAGGAAAATCAGTTGAATGCGTATAAACATTATGGGTTTTGGAAAGCAATGGATACACTAAGAGACAAAATTGAATTAGAAAATTTGTGGAATAGTGGAACTGCTCCATGGAAGTTGTGGGATTAA
- the rfbG gene encoding CDP-glucose 4,6-dehydratase has protein sequence MNFLNSFSKKKVLITGHTGFKGSWLTMWLLKYGAEIIGYSLKPPTTPSLFEICKLRDKIVSIEGDIRDYETLSNVFKKYKPEIVFHLAAQPLVKRSYMEPAYTYETNIMGTVNVLEASRLTESVKVIVVVTSDKCYENKEWVYAYRETDSLGGVDPYSSSKACAELIVSAYRASYFKKSKVGVASVRAGNVIGGGDWAEDRLMPDIIRAIMHNKPLQIRNPNATRPWQFVLEPLLGYLKLAHLLQKEPEKYSEAWNFGPLSFRLLKVIDIVEEVKKYWNNLEVKIEKENSFQEANVLKLDISKSIEKLNWYPVYDIYTSIKETIEWYKAFYFKETEDMFEYSLTQIKKYEEYAKKYLE, from the coding sequence ATGAACTTTTTAAATAGTTTTTCCAAAAAAAAAGTATTGATAACTGGTCATACTGGGTTTAAAGGTTCTTGGCTCACTATGTGGTTACTAAAATATGGTGCAGAGATAATTGGTTATTCGTTAAAGCCTCCAACAACGCCAAGTTTATTTGAAATTTGTAAATTAAGGGACAAGATTGTTAGTATTGAGGGCGATATAAGAGATTATGAGACTCTTTCTAATGTTTTTAAGAAATATAAACCGGAGATAGTATTCCATTTAGCAGCACAACCACTTGTAAAAAGATCATATATGGAGCCTGCTTATACTTATGAGACCAATATTATGGGTACAGTAAATGTATTAGAAGCTTCGAGATTAACAGAAAGTGTAAAAGTTATAGTCGTAGTAACATCTGATAAGTGTTATGAAAATAAAGAGTGGGTTTATGCATACAGAGAGACTGACTCATTGGGGGGAGTAGATCCGTATAGTTCAAGCAAGGCGTGTGCTGAGTTAATAGTTTCAGCATACCGAGCAAGTTATTTTAAAAAAAGTAAGGTAGGTGTCGCTTCAGTAAGAGCAGGCAATGTTATAGGAGGAGGAGACTGGGCTGAAGATAGGCTTATGCCCGACATCATTAGGGCGATAATGCATAATAAGCCTCTTCAGATAAGGAACCCTAATGCAACGAGACCTTGGCAATTTGTGTTAGAGCCATTACTTGGATATTTAAAATTGGCGCATCTGTTGCAAAAAGAACCAGAAAAGTATAGTGAAGCGTGGAATTTTGGTCCTTTAAGTTTTAGGTTACTCAAAGTTATAGATATTGTGGAGGAAGTAAAAAAATATTGGAATAATTTAGAAGTTAAGATTGAAAAAGAAAATAGTTTTCAAGAGGCAAATGTCTTGAAATTAGATATCAGTAAGTCAATTGAAAAACTGAACTGGTATCCTGTTTATGATATATATACATCCATTAAAGAAACTATTGAATGGTACAAAGCTTTTTATTTCAAAGAAACTGAAGATATGTTTGAATATTCTTTGACCCAAATAAAAAAATATGAAGAATATGCTAAAAAATATTTGGAGTGA